The Dethiosulfovibrio peptidovorans DSM 11002 genome has a window encoding:
- a CDS encoding flavin reductase family protein — MKKDIGTVTPLYPAPDLIVGTYNENGAPNGMAAAWGGVCCSEPPCVAVAVRKERHTYGAISRREAFTVNIPSEDLVEQADLFGLCSGAEHDKFALTKLTAVKGTKVDAPTIEEFPISMECRLIKTVEIGSHVQFIGEVVACWVDDDCLDEKGSPSPEKVRPVIFMPQSGRYYRMGSEIARAYKAGRKFLEEEKR, encoded by the coding sequence ATGAAAAAAGACATCGGAACCGTCACCCCTCTCTACCCGGCGCCGGACCTCATAGTGGGAACCTACAACGAAAACGGCGCACCCAACGGAATGGCCGCTGCCTGGGGTGGAGTCTGCTGCTCCGAGCCGCCCTGCGTGGCTGTAGCGGTCAGAAAAGAAAGACACACCTACGGAGCAATCTCGAGGAGAGAGGCCTTCACAGTCAACATTCCCTCGGAGGACCTGGTCGAACAGGCGGACCTGTTCGGCCTCTGCTCCGGCGCAGAACACGACAAATTCGCCCTGACGAAGCTCACTGCTGTGAAGGGGACCAAGGTGGACGCCCCTACCATAGAGGAGTTCCCCATCTCCATGGAATGCCGGCTGATCAAGACCGTGGAGATAGGATCCCACGTTCAGTTCATAGGCGAGGTCGTGGCCTGCTGGGTGGACGACGACTGTCTGGACGAAAAGGGCAGCCCCTCGCCGGAAAAGGTACGACCGGTCATATTCATGCCCCAGTCGGGCCGCTACTACCGAATGGGCTCGGAGATAGCCCGAGCCTACAAGGCCGGCAGGAAATTTCTGGAGGAGGAGAAGCGGTGA
- a CDS encoding VOC family protein codes for MRSAHVGIRVSDLERSLSFYVDKLGCRLSHRIDTQTSRLAFITAGETTFELVEKAPMTEHNGAIHLAFVVEDMDETVKKLEESGIHLDKNGINSFQGGKILFFQGPDGETLELCQDVGTAI; via the coding sequence GTGAGGTCCGCCCACGTAGGCATCAGGGTATCGGACCTGGAGAGGTCCCTCTCCTTCTACGTAGATAAGCTGGGATGCCGTCTCAGCCACAGAATAGACACCCAGACCAGCCGCCTGGCCTTCATAACCGCCGGTGAGACGACATTCGAGCTGGTCGAAAAGGCCCCTATGACGGAACACAACGGAGCTATCCATCTGGCCTTCGTTGTAGAGGACATGGACGAAACGGTGAAAAAACTGGAGGAAAGCGGAATCCATCTGGACAAAAACGGTATAAATTCCTTCCAAGGAGGAAAAATCCTCTTCTTCCAAGGCCCCGACGGAGAAACCCTGGAGCTCTGCCAGGATGTCGGAACCGCCATCTGA
- a CDS encoding IclR family transcriptional regulator → MAENGGIRVLDRAIAILDLMSSSSDRTGITDIAEATGLPKATVHRILQGLVSGKAVLQSSDGGYVIGPAVLAWADAFKARWVLPKLGKTVLRKLWEGTRETVHLTAFDGKQAYYVDKIESPHPVGMRSRVGAPLCLHTTAAGRAILANLPEEELRSYLNSATWEPKTDKTVASEKELFLILDSARLRGYASENEENEEGIRCVGSAILRGAESRPIGAISVSVPAYRLEDGDVAALGEAVKEAASDITALMNGSK, encoded by the coding sequence ATGGCCGAAAACGGCGGAATCAGGGTCCTGGACAGGGCCATAGCGATACTGGACCTTATGTCGAGCTCCAGCGATAGAACCGGCATAACCGATATCGCAGAGGCCACCGGGCTTCCCAAGGCCACGGTGCACAGGATCCTTCAGGGATTGGTCTCGGGAAAGGCGGTTCTCCAGAGCAGCGACGGAGGGTACGTCATAGGTCCCGCCGTGTTGGCCTGGGCGGATGCCTTCAAGGCTAGATGGGTCCTGCCCAAGTTGGGAAAGACCGTGCTCAGAAAGCTCTGGGAGGGAACCAGGGAGACAGTTCACCTCACCGCTTTCGACGGCAAGCAGGCCTACTACGTGGACAAGATAGAGAGCCCCCATCCGGTGGGGATGAGATCCCGAGTAGGGGCCCCTCTCTGTCTCCACACCACCGCCGCAGGGAGGGCCATACTGGCCAACCTTCCGGAGGAGGAGCTGAGAAGCTATCTTAACTCGGCTACGTGGGAACCGAAGACCGATAAGACCGTCGCATCCGAGAAAGAACTGTTCCTCATACTCGACTCGGCGAGGCTGAGGGGCTACGCCTCGGAGAACGAGGAAAACGAGGAAGGAATCCGCTGCGTAGGGTCCGCCATCCTGAGAGGCGCGGAAAGCCGGCCGATAGGGGCCATAAGCGTATCGGTACCGGCCTACAGGCTGGAGGACGGCGACGTAGCCGCATTGGGAGAGGCGGTAAAGGAAGCCGCCTCCGATATAACGGCCCTCATGAACGGGTCGAAATAA
- a CDS encoding bifunctional 2-keto-4-hydroxyglutarate aldolase/2-keto-3-deoxy-6-phosphogluconate aldolase, which produces MASDKAGIIRSIGEAGVVAVIRAEDARQGMDLAKAVNAGGIPAVEVTMTVPGAIDILETMASEGGPLLGAGTVLDPETARACILAGAKFIVAPNLNEDVLKICNRYSVPCMPGIGTVTELIRALEMGADVVKAFPGEVLGPSFIKAVKGPVPNARIMPTGGVSLDNLDRWFAAGAFAVGMGGALTKPGGVSGDMELVAETARRIMDRIAEIRGGK; this is translated from the coding sequence ATGGCAAGCGACAAGGCCGGAATAATCCGTTCCATCGGAGAGGCCGGAGTGGTGGCAGTCATAAGGGCCGAGGACGCCAGACAGGGAATGGACCTGGCCAAGGCGGTGAACGCCGGGGGGATCCCGGCGGTAGAGGTCACCATGACGGTTCCAGGGGCGATCGATATACTCGAGACAATGGCCTCCGAGGGAGGTCCTCTCCTGGGAGCCGGTACGGTGCTGGACCCGGAGACGGCAAGGGCCTGCATCCTCGCCGGAGCCAAGTTCATAGTGGCGCCCAACCTCAACGAGGATGTCCTGAAAATATGCAACCGCTACTCCGTTCCCTGTATGCCCGGAATCGGAACTGTCACGGAGCTGATAAGGGCCCTGGAGATGGGGGCCGACGTGGTCAAGGCCTTTCCCGGCGAGGTGCTGGGGCCGTCTTTCATAAAGGCGGTAAAGGGCCCTGTACCCAACGCCAGGATAATGCCCACTGGAGGGGTTTCCCTGGATAACCTGGACAGATGGTTCGCCGCGGGGGCCTTCGCGGTAGGTATGGGCGGAGCCCTCACCAAGCCAGGAGGCGTATCGGGAGACATGGAACTGGTCGCAGAGACCGCCCGCAGAATCATGGACCGAATAGCGGAAATAAGAGGAGGCAAATAG
- a CDS encoding sugar kinase, whose translation MAAVVTFGEIMLRLSPKGKEKLFQTSDLVGTFGGAEGNVAVSLANYGEDVALVTALPANPIGDACVAELRRHGVDTSLIRRSGDRVGIYYAETGACCRPSKVVYDRADSSIARAKPGDFDWGDVLEGVQWFHTTGITPAVAEGTSALVLEALRACKKRGITVSCDLNYRKKLWKWGKPATEVMTEIAEYVDVAIANEEDCQKSLGIQVDSDVTSGKLDRSAYEKLGEKVLETYPNMKSLAVTLRESHSADHNGWSAMLATRGEETVFSRRYDITPIVDRIGGGDSFGAGLIHGMRSFESRSDALEFAVAASALKHTVYGDFNLVSREDVLTLMGGDGSGRVQR comes from the coding sequence ATGGCCGCCGTCGTCACGTTCGGAGAGATAATGCTCAGACTCTCCCCCAAGGGCAAGGAAAAGCTCTTTCAGACCTCCGACCTAGTAGGAACCTTCGGAGGGGCAGAGGGAAACGTAGCGGTCTCCCTCGCGAACTACGGGGAGGACGTCGCCTTGGTGACCGCCCTCCCGGCCAACCCGATCGGAGACGCATGTGTGGCCGAGCTGAGAAGACACGGGGTGGACACCTCCCTCATAAGGAGAAGCGGCGACCGGGTCGGAATATACTACGCAGAGACCGGGGCCTGCTGTCGCCCGTCCAAGGTGGTATACGACAGGGCCGACTCCTCCATCGCCCGGGCAAAACCGGGAGACTTCGACTGGGGCGACGTCCTGGAGGGGGTTCAGTGGTTTCACACCACGGGGATAACCCCCGCGGTGGCGGAGGGGACCTCCGCTCTGGTCCTGGAGGCTCTCCGAGCCTGTAAGAAACGGGGGATCACCGTCTCCTGCGACCTCAACTACCGCAAGAAACTCTGGAAGTGGGGCAAGCCCGCCACGGAGGTAATGACGGAAATAGCCGAATACGTGGACGTGGCCATAGCCAACGAGGAGGACTGTCAGAAGAGCTTGGGCATCCAGGTGGACTCGGACGTCACCTCCGGCAAGCTGGACAGGTCGGCTTACGAAAAGCTGGGGGAGAAGGTCCTGGAGACCTACCCGAACATGAAGAGCCTGGCCGTAACTCTTAGGGAAAGCCACAGCGCCGACCACAACGGATGGTCCGCCATGCTGGCCACCAGAGGAGAGGAGACCGTCTTCAGCCGACGATACGACATAACCCCCATAGTGGACCGCATCGGAGGAGGAGACTCTTTCGGGGCCGGACTGATCCACGGGATGAGATCCTTCGAGAGCCGATCGGACGCACTTGAGTTCGCCGTAGCCGCCTCGGCACTGAAACACACGGTATACGGCGACTTCAACTTGGTCTCCCGGGAGGACGTCCTCACCCTTATGGGAGGGGACGGATCCGGAAGGGTCCAGAGATAG
- a CDS encoding Bug family tripartite tricarboxylate transporter substrate binding protein has translation MKRLLSLLVALTVVLAATGAMAADFPAKNVKLIVPFSAGGGTDAVARSLASVAEKYLGQPVVIINKTGGSGAVGMTEGAMSKKDGYTVTMVTREIAWLFQMGLAQVKPSDFDAITLVNEDPAIVLVRPDSEFQSVEKLIESAKADSGSVKFASTAKPNFYLLALELNQNVTFNQIPYNGAAEAIPAVMGGHVDFTMVNPGEAISQIQAKQLKALGVCSDARLPGLPEVPTMTELGYPIVTGTWRGLAVPKGTPEDVKATLEEAFAKAVADPEFQEFMDKRKLGIRYMNSKDFTSFMEKDVKGLTAIVEAVKKQQGK, from the coding sequence ATGAAACGTCTGTTGTCGCTTCTAGTAGCTCTGACCGTGGTTCTCGCAGCCACCGGCGCCATGGCGGCGGATTTCCCCGCCAAGAACGTCAAGCTCATCGTCCCCTTCTCCGCCGGAGGGGGCACCGATGCAGTAGCCCGCTCTTTGGCCAGCGTAGCCGAGAAATACCTGGGACAGCCTGTGGTCATCATCAACAAGACCGGGGGCAGCGGTGCCGTAGGCATGACCGAGGGAGCCATGTCCAAAAAGGACGGATACACCGTCACCATGGTCACCAGGGAGATAGCCTGGCTCTTCCAGATGGGGCTGGCCCAGGTGAAGCCCTCCGACTTCGACGCCATAACTCTGGTCAACGAGGACCCAGCCATCGTCCTGGTCCGTCCGGACTCCGAGTTCCAATCCGTCGAGAAACTGATCGAATCGGCCAAGGCCGACTCGGGCAGCGTCAAGTTCGCCAGCACGGCGAAGCCGAACTTCTACCTCCTGGCACTGGAGCTCAACCAGAACGTCACCTTCAACCAGATCCCCTATAACGGAGCGGCCGAGGCCATCCCCGCCGTCATGGGCGGCCATGTGGACTTCACCATGGTCAACCCCGGTGAGGCCATCTCCCAGATACAGGCAAAACAGCTCAAGGCTCTGGGAGTCTGCTCCGACGCCAGACTCCCAGGCCTGCCCGAGGTTCCTACCATGACCGAGCTGGGATACCCCATAGTGACCGGTACGTGGAGAGGCCTGGCTGTGCCTAAGGGAACCCCCGAGGACGTAAAGGCAACCCTCGAGGAGGCCTTCGCCAAGGCGGTGGCAGACCCCGAGTTCCAGGAATTCATGGACAAGAGAAAGCTGGGCATCCGTTACATGAACTCGAAGGACTTCACCTCATTCATGGAGAAAGACGTGAAGGGTCTTACGGCGATAGTCGAGGCCGTCAAAAAGCAGCAGGGCAAGTAG
- a CDS encoding tripartite tricarboxylate transporter TctB family protein, translating into MRRADAVAALVFMSLGGAALYQTTLFDQTLITDNYLGATFFPRMVAIAMVIMAISLLWGSRKTLTEEGDEKTMFGPGILRPLAGAVIVGVYSWALEPLGFIISTVMLNVAILLTFGVKKIPLLLILPTTATLIIYWVFYKLLTVPLPEGIFFL; encoded by the coding sequence ATGAGAAGAGCCGATGCAGTCGCCGCCCTGGTCTTCATGTCGCTGGGAGGGGCCGCACTATACCAGACGACCTTGTTCGACCAAACCCTTATAACAGACAACTACCTGGGGGCCACCTTCTTTCCGAGGATGGTCGCCATAGCCATGGTAATCATGGCCATATCCCTTCTCTGGGGATCGAGAAAAACTCTGACCGAAGAGGGAGACGAAAAAACGATGTTCGGCCCCGGGATCCTTCGCCCCTTAGCCGGTGCCGTGATAGTGGGAGTATATTCCTGGGCTCTGGAACCCTTAGGCTTCATAATATCCACCGTTATGCTGAACGTAGCCATACTTCTGACCTTCGGAGTGAAAAAGATACCCTTGCTGTTGATTCTGCCGACTACGGCTACTCTGATCATCTACTGGGTTTTCTATAAACTTCTGACCGTACCCCTCCCGGAGGGGATATTCTTCCTCTAG
- a CDS encoding tripartite tricarboxylate transporter permease, with protein MIDLLVQGLGTALSPQVFPFLFFGVMGGIAIGSLPGLTATMGVAVLLPLTFGMESTRALVLLVGIYIGAIYGGSISAILLKTPGTPAAAATVLDGHQMASRGEAAKALSISAIASFVGGMVSTIMLISFSPILAKFALRFGAPEYFALAVFGLSIIASISGKHPIKGLLAGMFGLLVATVGLDPVTSYPRFTFNQMHLYNGFSIIPVLIGLFALSEAFVQMENFRVGSKIDTNFKRGIVSLKETIGLLPTMLKSALMGTIIGSIPGAGADIAAFVTYNEARRSSKNSKAFGTGCMEGIAAPEAGNNGVTGGALVPLLTLGVPGDAVAAIMLGALIIQGLQPGPLLFTQNADVIYGLFASMLVGNVLMLALGLLGVKLFCRVVEIPKRVIIPVIITLSVVGAYSMNNSVFDVWVALGFGVIGYLMQKVEMPASPVILAVILGPMAESNLRRAVLMYQGHYDFLWSRPITVLFLALAAISLFSSWMRAKKERNV; from the coding sequence ATGATAGATCTCCTCGTACAGGGATTGGGAACCGCCCTGTCGCCCCAGGTCTTCCCCTTCCTGTTCTTCGGGGTGATGGGAGGCATAGCCATAGGCTCTCTGCCGGGACTTACCGCGACCATGGGAGTGGCCGTGCTGCTTCCTCTGACCTTTGGGATGGAGTCCACCAGAGCGCTGGTTCTTCTCGTAGGCATATACATAGGGGCCATCTACGGAGGATCCATATCGGCGATTCTCCTGAAGACCCCCGGCACCCCCGCCGCAGCGGCCACAGTTTTGGACGGCCATCAGATGGCCAGCCGGGGAGAGGCCGCAAAGGCCCTGAGCATATCCGCCATAGCCTCCTTCGTAGGAGGCATGGTGAGCACTATTATGCTCATATCGTTCTCGCCGATACTGGCCAAGTTCGCCCTCCGATTCGGCGCTCCCGAATACTTCGCCCTAGCGGTTTTCGGTCTTTCCATAATAGCCTCCATATCGGGGAAACACCCCATAAAGGGGCTTCTAGCCGGGATGTTTGGGCTGCTGGTTGCGACGGTGGGGCTGGACCCCGTAACGAGCTACCCCAGATTCACCTTCAATCAGATGCACCTCTACAACGGCTTCTCAATTATACCGGTGCTCATAGGCCTTTTCGCCCTTTCGGAGGCCTTCGTACAGATGGAAAACTTCCGAGTAGGGAGCAAGATAGACACGAATTTCAAGAGAGGGATCGTGTCTCTCAAGGAAACCATCGGCCTTCTACCGACGATGCTGAAGTCCGCCTTGATGGGAACGATCATAGGGTCCATCCCGGGGGCGGGTGCCGATATAGCCGCCTTCGTGACCTACAACGAGGCCAGGAGGTCCTCCAAGAATTCCAAGGCATTCGGAACCGGGTGTATGGAGGGCATAGCCGCCCCAGAGGCGGGCAACAACGGAGTAACGGGAGGAGCGTTGGTACCTCTTCTCACACTAGGAGTACCGGGAGACGCGGTAGCTGCCATAATGCTGGGAGCCCTCATAATACAGGGGCTACAGCCGGGACCTCTGCTCTTCACCCAGAACGCCGACGTAATATACGGACTATTCGCCTCCATGCTGGTGGGCAACGTCCTCATGCTCGCCCTGGGATTGCTCGGGGTGAAACTCTTCTGCCGGGTCGTGGAGATACCAAAGAGGGTCATCATACCGGTAATCATAACCCTCTCGGTGGTGGGAGCCTACTCGATGAACAACAGTGTCTTCGACGTATGGGTGGCCCTGGGATTCGGAGTAATAGGCTATCTGATGCAGAAGGTCGAGATGCCGGCATCGCCGGTCATTCTGGCAGTCATACTCGGCCCCATG